From Chryseobacterium sp. IHB B 17019, one genomic window encodes:
- the ychF gene encoding redox-regulated ATPase YchF, giving the protein MKCGIVGLPNVGKSTLFNCLSNAKAQSANYPFCTIEPNLGTVSVPDHRLFELEKLVKPERVLPAVVEIVDIAGLVKGASKGEGLGNQFLANIRECEAIIHVLRCFENGNIIHVEGSVDPLRDKEIIDIELQLKDLETVGKAVEKAKKFIKSGKKEDVLTYETLQNLQKFLEDGKNAREFAMDDFAKSVIADVQLLTNKPVLYVCNVDENSIKNGNEWIGKIEEMAKKEAAEVVVLAAQIEADINELETFEERQIFLEELGLEEPGVNRLIRKAYDLLKLQTYFTAGVKEVRAWTIGQGWTAPQAAGVIHTDFEKGFIRAEVIKYDDYVNYGSEVKVKEAGKLSVEGKEYVVKDGDIMHFRFNV; this is encoded by the coding sequence ATGAAATGTGGAATCGTAGGCTTACCGAACGTAGGTAAATCAACTCTTTTTAACTGTCTGAGCAACGCAAAAGCACAGTCGGCCAACTATCCTTTCTGTACAATCGAACCCAATTTGGGAACAGTTTCCGTACCGGATCACAGGTTGTTTGAATTGGAAAAATTAGTAAAACCTGAAAGAGTTTTGCCTGCTGTCGTAGAAATCGTTGATATTGCAGGCCTTGTAAAAGGAGCCAGCAAAGGAGAGGGTTTAGGAAACCAGTTCCTGGCAAATATCAGAGAATGTGAAGCGATTATCCATGTTTTAAGATGTTTTGAAAACGGAAATATTATTCACGTAGAAGGTTCAGTGGACCCGTTAAGAGATAAAGAAATTATTGATATTGAGCTGCAATTAAAAGATTTGGAAACTGTTGGTAAAGCAGTTGAAAAAGCGAAAAAGTTCATCAAATCAGGAAAAAAAGAAGATGTTTTAACGTATGAAACGCTTCAGAATCTTCAGAAATTCCTTGAAGACGGTAAAAATGCAAGAGAATTTGCGATGGATGATTTTGCGAAGTCGGTTATCGCAGATGTTCAGCTTTTGACCAATAAACCTGTTCTTTACGTTTGTAATGTTGACGAAAATTCAATCAAAAACGGAAACGAATGGATCGGTAAAATTGAAGAAATGGCCAAAAAGGAAGCTGCAGAAGTTGTTGTTTTAGCCGCTCAGATTGAAGCCGATATCAATGAATTGGAAACTTTCGAAGAAAGACAGATCTTCCTTGAAGAGCTTGGTCTTGAGGAACCGGGGGTAAACCGTCTGATCAGAAAAGCTTATGATTTATTAAAACTTCAAACGTATTTCACTGCGGGTGTAAAAGAAGTAAGAGCCTGGACGATCGGTCAGGGATGGACGGCGCCACAAGCTGCCGGAGTGATCCACACAGATTTTGAAAAAGGTTTTATCCGTGCTGAGGTTATTAAATATGATGATTATGTGAATTACGGTTCCGAAGTTAAGGTAAAAGAAGCCGGAAAGCTTTCTGTAGAAGGAAAAGAATATGTAGTGAAAGATGGTGACATTATGCACTTCAGATTCAACGTGTAA
- a CDS encoding ferritin: MNTNRLSPAMEKALSDQMNKEIHASHVFLSYGIWADDKGYQGIANFLYRHAQEERNHSIKFMEYILNRGGKPKVEAIPAPPADPESLTACFDGVFRHEVDNTTSIYRLVDLAMEEKDWATWNFMQWFVQEQIEEETLASNLIDKLKIAGGDRASDESLFTLDRVLEQAPNDVPLAQDATGENP; the protein is encoded by the coding sequence ATGAATACTAACAGACTTTCCCCTGCGATGGAAAAAGCACTTAGTGATCAGATGAATAAAGAAATTCATGCATCACACGTTTTCTTATCTTACGGAATCTGGGCGGATGATAAAGGCTATCAGGGAATTGCAAATTTCCTTTACAGACATGCTCAGGAAGAAAGAAATCACTCCATCAAATTTATGGAATATATTTTGAACAGAGGGGGGAAACCAAAAGTAGAAGCCATTCCTGCCCCGCCGGCAGATCCGGAATCTTTGACGGCCTGCTTCGACGGTGTTTTCAGACATGAAGTAGATAATACCACCTCAATTTACAGGCTTGTGGATCTGGCAATGGAAGAAAAAGATTGGGCAACATGGAATTTTATGCAATGGTTTGTTCAGGAACAAATCGAAGAAGAAACATTAGCTTCAAATCTAATTGATAAATTAAAAATTGCAGGAGGAGACAGAGCATCGGATGAATCTCTGTTTACGCTCGACAGGGTTCTGGAACAGGCCCCGAATGACGTTCCTCTGGCTCAGGATGCTACAGGAGAAAATCCTTAA
- a CDS encoding glycoside hydrolase family 10 protein, which yields MKVNKLKLIFLLGAFASCSSSKTVVNNTQPVKNQNTTKPVKPVQNTSVAATKPVTTPPTDEIFRTNLPEIKREFRGAWIASVANINWPSRINLTVDQQKAEATNMLDMLKDNNFNAVIFQVRPSADALYTSNIEPWSYFLTGETGRAPYPNYDPLQFWIDEAHKRGMELHVWLNPYRAHHTNGGSVNSLSMVNKLSDIVVRLKNGMYWFDPANPKTQGHVSNVVKDIVKRYDIDAIHFDDYFYPYATYNKGADFPDNASWNEYLRNGGTLARADWRRDNVNKFVERIYKEIHAEKSHVRFGISPFGIWKPGYPEGIVGSSQYDELYADAKLWLNKGWVDYFSPQLYWPIDSPGQGFEKLLNWWKSENTMNRHLWPGLNTVEIKVSDRPTEIKNQVEISRQVLGKNAGEIHWSIAGLTRNTGMLPTLKNGPYKEKALVPKTPWLKTIALQTPTLFVTDDGSFAKTNWSVKNIGDVFQWVLFTQYNGVWETEILTLDQLSRDIPKFKDGKKLNAIAIKAIDRLGNESDYLAKKVN from the coding sequence ATGAAAGTGAATAAACTAAAGCTAATATTTTTATTGGGAGCATTTGCTTCTTGCAGCAGTTCAAAAACGGTAGTGAATAATACCCAACCAGTAAAAAATCAAAATACAACAAAACCCGTAAAACCGGTTCAAAATACAAGCGTTGCAGCTACAAAACCTGTAACAACGCCTCCGACAGATGAAATTTTCAGAACCAACCTTCCGGAAATAAAAAGAGAATTCCGTGGAGCATGGATTGCAAGTGTTGCCAATATCAATTGGCCTTCAAGAATTAATTTGACGGTTGACCAACAAAAAGCAGAAGCAACCAACATGCTGGATATGTTGAAGGATAACAATTTCAATGCAGTAATTTTCCAGGTTCGTCCTTCCGCAGATGCTTTGTATACAAGTAATATCGAGCCTTGGTCGTACTTTCTGACAGGAGAAACAGGGCGGGCTCCTTACCCCAATTATGATCCTTTGCAATTCTGGATAGATGAAGCCCACAAACGAGGAATGGAGCTTCATGTCTGGTTAAATCCTTACAGAGCTCACCATACAAACGGCGGTTCTGTCAACAGTTTATCGATGGTTAACAAACTTTCAGATATTGTTGTCAGGTTAAAAAACGGCATGTATTGGTTCGATCCTGCCAATCCGAAAACACAGGGCCACGTTTCCAATGTTGTGAAAGATATTGTAAAAAGATATGATATCGATGCGATACATTTTGACGATTATTTTTATCCTTATGCAACCTACAACAAAGGCGCAGATTTCCCTGATAATGCTTCCTGGAATGAATATCTGAGAAACGGAGGAACCCTTGCAAGAGCAGACTGGAGAAGAGATAACGTCAATAAATTTGTTGAAAGAATTTACAAAGAAATTCATGCAGAAAAAAGCCACGTAAGATTCGGGATCAGTCCGTTTGGGATCTGGAAACCGGGATATCCGGAAGGAATCGTCGGTTCTTCGCAATATGATGAATTGTATGCTGATGCCAAATTATGGTTAAACAAAGGCTGGGTAGATTATTTCTCCCCTCAATTATACTGGCCGATTGACTCGCCGGGACAAGGTTTTGAAAAATTATTAAACTGGTGGAAATCAGAAAACACTATGAACCGTCACCTTTGGCCGGGCCTAAATACAGTAGAAATAAAAGTTTCCGACCGTCCGACAGAAATTAAAAATCAGGTTGAAATTTCAAGGCAGGTCTTAGGAAAAAATGCCGGAGAAATTCACTGGAGTATTGCCGGACTGACAAGAAATACAGGCATGCTTCCAACATTGAAAAACGGGCCCTACAAAGAAAAAGCTTTAGTTCCAAAAACACCTTGGTTAAAAACAATTGCATTGCAAACGCCAACTTTATTTGTAACGGATGACGGAAGTTTTGCAAAAACAAACTGGAGCGTTAAAAATATCGGAGATGTCTTCCAATGGGTACTTTTCACTCAATATAACGGAGTTTGGGAAACGGAAATCCTGACTTTAGACCAACTTTCGAGAGACATTCCAAAATTTAAAGACGGAAAAAAATTGAACGCAATTGCCATCAAAGCCATCGACAGACTTGGAAACGAAAGTGATTATCTGGCAAAAAAAGTAAATTAG